The genomic interval ATTTGGAGCAATCTACTATGCAGTTCGGACAAGTCGTTCACCAGCTACTGAAGGAAAAATGATCACATAATTTTTTGAAAGACCCAATTTTGGATCCTTTTTCACAAACTAGATAGATAGAAGAATAGTATTCTGACAAGTATTCCAAACTCCTAGGAGTATCTTCATTAATATCTATGGACCCAGAATTTACTATTAAAAAGTTCTTGGAACAAGATAGGGATCTTTTTTTTACCTTTTCTGAATTAATTTTATCATTTAGTTGTTACCTTGGAATAAAATAATTCATGTACACATTTTAGTAATTCGGCTAGTTTCACGGGCTTGTGCAAAACTTCTGATATATATGCTTCCTTAAAATTGGATCCTTTGAGATATTCGTCATCAAAAAATCCGGTAATAAGCAGAATTTTTACAGAGGAGCTAATATTTCTTATATTTTTAGCAAGATCTATTCCGTTCAGATTTGGCATCTTTAGGTCTGCGATAACCAACCAATATCCTTGAGGATCATCCTTAAAATGTTTAAGCGCAAGTAGTGGATCGTTAAAAGAAACAGAACCAAAACCATTCCCTTCCAACAGTCTCTTAAAAAGACGTGCGAGTTCATCATCATCATCCA from Candidatus Nitrosocosmicus hydrocola carries:
- a CDS encoding response regulator produces the protein MSTPPIVMVVDDDDELARLFKRLLEGNGFGSVSFNDPLLALKHFKDDPQGYWLVIADLKMPNLNGIDLAKNIRNISSSVKILLITGFFDDEYLKGSNFKEAYISEVLHKPVKLAELLKCVHELFYSKVTTK